A region from the Flexibacter flexilis DSM 6793 genome encodes:
- a CDS encoding YfiR family protein, whose product MKKTLVLCILYFWSVFVTFGQAADYKFQSLFLYNIGKLSKWTPEREVGDFKVGVWGDKQIAETMSRALLDKKIGNQDIKVSLFEDASDIAGCHILFVPAMARVSIEKLAPIIEKNNIMLITEHEGWGKKGSIINFVIVNGKMKFEVNPIAAQKANVKLSNSLMAMGILI is encoded by the coding sequence ATGAAAAAAACGTTAGTACTCTGTATTTTGTATTTTTGGTCGGTGTTTGTAACATTTGGACAGGCGGCTGATTATAAATTCCAATCATTGTTTTTATATAATATTGGAAAGTTATCAAAGTGGACACCCGAACGAGAAGTAGGTGATTTTAAAGTAGGGGTGTGGGGCGACAAGCAAATTGCCGAAACAATGTCTAGAGCATTGTTAGATAAAAAAATCGGCAATCAGGATATAAAGGTATCTTTGTTTGAAGACGCTTCCGACATTGCAGGTTGCCATATTCTTTTTGTGCCTGCGATGGCGAGAGTTTCGATTGAAAAATTAGCACCAATCATCGAAAAAAACAATATAATGTTGATTACAGAACACGAAGGTTGGGGGAAAAAAGGCAGCATCATTAATTTTGTGATTGTGAATGGGAAAATGAAATTTGAAGTAAATCCCATAGCGGCCCAAAAAGCCAATGTAAAGTTGTCGAATAGTTTGATGGCTATGGGTATTTTGATATAG
- a CDS encoding sensor histidine kinase: MKYWFYFLILLFSLTIQARQTHAQNPAIEIFGIKEGLPTNTVYDILQDKKGFIWLATEKGLFRYDGKTFKSYQTTQQKSKAGSQLAMDGYDRIWYQAFNGQLFYADQDSLQLFEPYQASEFYFYSFDNTGTKLWCQNNENLMCFDLKSGNKIHSYQKDSELYSWALFRNNEYLMWSTAGNMQNLSKKQKTNYKDGYLVFYIYNYFDKILGIGKSVPPLYLSKLTKDKTEIIYQFNDNLIFHTVKTLPDSSVWVCTNKGAYIFDKTLNPKTVKLYFQEYSICSVMQDNENNYWIATKENGILLVKNLNVIEAPIEDNIISLSHIDNTLYMGTSDNSITTYKNGRFKKLIQYNKRHNIRKIYPVYNEKNSFLVASDVMRIYNIKAAFDIALKDVVYIEKNMYAVASTGNEKVYFHGGYNPKESYLFKKYMHDIQANMNLMKNFKDIDFMAKRVYSVAYSPADTSLYFANSLGIMYITPKEKQYLKYKGQDVIASHICITPRNLLIISSTMKGLFIAKEKKIFKNITTKDGLYSNETRKSIYYKNHLWILFDNVIQKFNLVSDKIETYNINDGINSEEIRDIAVYNDTVYLASNKLIKFPVNLVSHNNQKPSLIVEKIEADSLKNIEPNTEIDLPYYTKNIKINFSLINYRGYNSSTVLYKINNGEWLTLEKNLNVLSLLSLAPNRYQIELKARNEDGVEGNSVFYRFRINPPFWQTWWFVLISILGLIGVTILIYQQRLKEIQEKNKIIEDNLQLELDLQKSMLSSIKSQMNPHFLFNALNTIQSYIYLNDRRNASEYLNRFAQLTRMILDMSNKENISLQEEITALNLYLELESARFETDFEYEIIAPEKINLNSTCLPTMLIQPYVENAIRHGLLHRQGVKKLSIKMELLSDIRLQVVVEDNGIGRQKAAELRKHRANTHQSFSSEANQRRLQILNSQGTDNVGVEIEDLYDTQQQATGTRVTIIIPIIQL, translated from the coding sequence ATGAAGTATTGGTTTTACTTTCTGATTTTGCTCTTTAGTCTGACGATTCAGGCGAGGCAGACTCACGCGCAAAACCCTGCTATTGAGATATTTGGAATAAAAGAAGGATTGCCAACGAACACCGTCTATGACATTTTGCAAGACAAAAAAGGCTTCATTTGGCTGGCAACTGAAAAAGGGCTTTTTAGGTATGATGGGAAAACATTTAAAAGCTATCAGACCACCCAGCAGAAAAGTAAAGCAGGTAGTCAATTGGCCATGGATGGCTATGACCGTATTTGGTATCAGGCTTTTAACGGGCAGCTATTTTATGCAGACCAAGATTCCTTGCAACTATTCGAACCATATCAGGCGAGTGAATTTTATTTTTATAGCTTTGATAATACAGGGACAAAATTATGGTGCCAGAACAACGAAAATTTGATGTGTTTTGACCTCAAAAGTGGTAACAAAATACATTCGTATCAAAAAGATTCTGAGCTATATTCTTGGGCACTTTTCCGCAATAATGAATACTTAATGTGGAGCACTGCAGGCAACATGCAAAACTTAAGTAAAAAGCAAAAAACAAATTACAAAGACGGATACTTAGTATTTTATATATATAATTATTTTGATAAAATATTAGGGATTGGCAAAAGTGTTCCTCCACTTTATTTATCCAAATTAACAAAAGATAAAACAGAAATTATTTATCAGTTTAATGATAATTTAATTTTTCATACGGTAAAAACTTTGCCTGATTCATCGGTTTGGGTTTGTACCAACAAAGGGGCTTATATTTTTGATAAAACGCTCAATCCCAAGACTGTAAAACTCTATTTTCAAGAATATAGCATCTGCTCTGTCATGCAAGACAATGAAAATAATTATTGGATTGCTACTAAAGAAAATGGCATTTTATTAGTTAAAAATCTTAATGTAATAGAAGCACCCATTGAAGATAATATTATTTCGTTGTCTCATATTGACAATACGTTATATATGGGAACGTCTGACAATAGTATTACTACCTACAAAAATGGTCGATTTAAGAAGCTAATTCAATACAATAAAAGACATAATATTCGCAAAATATATCCTGTTTATAACGAAAAAAATTCTTTTTTGGTAGCTTCCGATGTTATGCGAATATACAACATAAAGGCTGCATTTGATATTGCTCTTAAAGACGTAGTCTATATAGAAAAAAATATGTACGCAGTAGCCTCTACAGGCAACGAAAAAGTATATTTTCATGGCGGATACAATCCCAAAGAGTCGTATTTATTCAAAAAATATATGCACGATATTCAGGCGAATATGAACTTAATGAAAAATTTTAAGGATATTGATTTTATGGCAAAGCGCGTGTATTCGGTTGCCTATAGCCCCGCTGACACTAGCCTTTATTTTGCTAATTCACTGGGTATCATGTATATAACTCCTAAAGAAAAACAATATCTTAAATATAAGGGACAAGATGTCATTGCCAGCCACATTTGTATAACACCTAGAAATTTATTGATAATTTCTTCAACTATGAAAGGATTATTCATAGCCAAAGAGAAAAAAATATTTAAAAATATTACGACAAAAGATGGTCTTTACTCTAACGAAACACGTAAATCTATTTACTATAAAAATCACCTATGGATACTGTTCGATAATGTAATTCAAAAGTTTAATTTGGTTAGCGATAAAATTGAAACTTATAATATAAATGACGGTATTAATAGCGAAGAAATACGAGACATTGCCGTATATAATGATACCGTTTATTTAGCATCTAATAAACTTATTAAATTCCCCGTAAATTTAGTTTCTCATAATAATCAAAAACCATCTCTTATTGTAGAAAAAATAGAAGCAGACAGTCTAAAAAATATAGAACCAAACACTGAAATAGATTTACCTTATTACACCAAAAATATCAAAATAAACTTCTCTTTAATCAATTATAGAGGTTACAATTCCTCTACTGTTCTGTATAAAATCAACAATGGAGAATGGTTGACATTAGAAAAAAACTTAAACGTATTAAGTTTGCTATCATTAGCTCCCAATAGATACCAAATAGAACTCAAAGCACGCAACGAAGACGGAGTAGAAGGAAACTCGGTTTTTTATCGTTTTCGTATCAATCCTCCATTTTGGCAAACATGGTGGTTTGTATTGATTTCGATTCTTGGGTTGATTGGCGTTACCATACTCATTTATCAGCAAAGACTAAAAGAAATACAAGAGAAAAACAAAATAATTGAAGACAATTTACAATTAGAATTAGATTTACAAAAGTCGATGCTTTCGTCCATTAAATCGCAAATGAATCCTCATTTTTTATTTAATGCACTCAATACAATTCAGTCGTACATTTACCTGAACGACCGCCGAAATGCATCGGAATATCTGAATCGGTTTGCGCAGCTTACACGCATGATTTTGGATATGTCCAACAAAGAAAATATTAGCTTGCAGGAAGAGATTACGGCACTTAATTTATATTTAGAATTAGAATCGGCTCGTTTTGAAACAGATTTTGAATATGAAATCATCGCACCAGAAAAAATAAATCTAAATTCCACGTGCCTACCAACCATGCTGATCCAGCCATACGTAGAAAATGCCATTCGACATGGGCTTTTGCATAGGCAGGGAGTTAAAAAATTATCCATTAAAATGGAATTACTTTCCGATATTAGACTGCAAGTGGTTGTAGAGGACAATGGCATAGGCCGACAAAAAGCAGCGGAGTTGCGTAAACACCGCGCCAATACTCATCAGTCATTTTCGAGCGAGGCCAACCAACGGCGTTTACAAATCTTGAACAGCCAAGGGACAGACAACGTCGGAGTAGAAATTGAAGATTTGTATGACACACAACAACAAGCAACAGGAACACGCGTAACTATTATTATTCCAATTATTCAACTATAA
- a CDS encoding LytR/AlgR family response regulator transcription factor has translation MSNNLNAIIIDDEPKARLLLRAMLEDYCPEITVVADAPELVSGIKAINKYKPDLIFLDIEMPGYSGLDLGQFFDVESVEFGIIFTTAYNNHAIDAFKLMAIDYLLKPIAPNLLQAAVNRFQIQRNRFSKTQVQALQTHFGQRPAVKLGLPIGQSVRYIDHSDILLFKGSGAYTEVLLADGEKVLVSKNLGYFEDTLQNVQTFLRVHKSFIINVEHITEYKKSDGGVVYLKHGTEVPVSPDKLPQLLNLLQQNSL, from the coding sequence ATGAGTAACAACCTAAACGCCATTATCATAGACGATGAGCCCAAAGCAAGGCTATTGTTACGCGCTATGCTTGAGGACTATTGTCCTGAAATAACCGTAGTGGCAGACGCGCCCGAATTGGTATCAGGCATTAAGGCCATCAACAAATATAAACCAGACCTTATTTTCTTAGATATTGAAATGCCAGGTTATAGCGGTTTGGATTTGGGGCAATTTTTTGATGTAGAATCCGTCGAATTTGGTATTATTTTCACGACAGCCTATAACAATCATGCCATTGATGCCTTCAAGCTCATGGCCATTGATTATTTGCTCAAACCCATCGCTCCAAACTTGTTGCAAGCGGCGGTAAATCGTTTTCAAATACAACGTAACCGCTTTTCAAAAACGCAAGTACAGGCACTACAAACCCATTTTGGCCAACGCCCAGCCGTTAAATTAGGCTTACCAATCGGCCAATCAGTACGCTATATAGACCACAGCGACATCTTGTTATTCAAAGGCTCAGGAGCTTATACAGAAGTGCTATTAGCCGACGGGGAAAAGGTATTGGTCAGTAAGAATTTAGGCTATTTTGAAGATACACTCCAGAATGTACAAACATTCCTGAGAGTACATAAGTCTTTCATTATCAATGTAGAACACATTACAGAATACAAAAAAAGCGACGGAGGCGTAGTCTATCTCAAACACGGAACAGAAGTTCCCGTTTCGCCCGACAAACTGCCACAATTGTTGAATCTTCTGCAGCAAAATAGCTTATAA
- a CDS encoding patatin-like phospholipase family protein, translated as MKSSSVAWVGKINEKKQLNARNFGELLPQTIVFDWANMDIVPKDLHQMLRTIYQTIRYSFPLQLLLHQLRQNQFFLLMWLIMFGFVSEQVGRTVGASYLMLDPEYCNHISYSSLFVMGLSVAMFTMAFHISGYILHGQNFIFLASVRRPLVKYYLNNSLIPFGFLFYYLYRFIDFQINNGLQPSAQIFKEVGGFLLGYGLVHLVTLLYFSFTYTDIFQFVAQRVDKQLRKNKIYRVNVIKRLENAQPSDYRVDWYFETPFSIVAPQDISHHERLLIGKVFSQNHLKAFILELIAISLLLALGALRDNTLVQIPAAASTFLLLSLMMMFAGALAYWLRQWAATAFLVLIVLLNLLVSNGLLSPDYKAFGLDYSTQTEYSLARIRELATDSLYRADLDSTQMIMNRWRTKFDTSSRPKMVFICTSGGGQRAAAWTVRVLQCADSVTNGQVFKNAMLITGASGGMIGAAYMRELFQRSQTDTSINLQNPAYFQNITKDMLNPVIFSLVVNDMFLRLQRFRDGRYFYEKDRGYAFEQQFHRNTDYVLNKRLRDYIEPERTAKIPMIVLSPTIINDGRKLYISAQYVSYLSKIRMHYSNELVTQRQKGVDFRRLFAQQNADNLQFVSALRMSATFPYITPNITMPSRPAIEIMDAGLTDNYGVSDALRFIYTFRGWIKKHTGGVVLLIIRDSGKEVEMDMSAKRSGFDRLFNPIGTVYSNWATLQDNNNDVQIEFVQGLFPQKMQVLNFQYVPRNYSDSSATAQAKADTSGHRHLQEERASLSWHLTALEKKSLYNTIQQPVNQESLKRLEQLFATPAAK; from the coding sequence ATGAAAAGTTCTTCTGTTGCTTGGGTCGGCAAAATTAACGAAAAAAAGCAGTTGAACGCCCGAAATTTTGGCGAATTGCTGCCCCAAACGATTGTTTTTGATTGGGCAAATATGGATATTGTCCCAAAAGATTTACACCAAATGTTACGAACAATCTACCAAACTATACGATATTCTTTTCCCCTCCAACTGCTGTTGCATCAGCTGCGACAGAATCAGTTTTTTTTGCTTATGTGGCTGATAATGTTTGGGTTTGTGTCCGAACAAGTAGGCCGAACGGTAGGCGCGTCGTATTTGATGCTCGACCCCGAATATTGCAATCACATTTCTTACAGTAGTTTGTTTGTGATGGGTTTGTCGGTGGCGATGTTTACGATGGCGTTCCATATTTCGGGCTATATTTTGCACGGCCAAAACTTCATTTTTTTGGCCTCGGTGCGGCGGCCATTGGTCAAATATTACCTGAACAATAGCCTAATTCCCTTTGGATTTTTGTTTTATTATCTCTATAGATTCATTGATTTTCAGATAAATAACGGTTTGCAGCCTTCCGCCCAAATATTCAAGGAAGTGGGCGGTTTTCTGCTCGGTTATGGCTTGGTGCATTTGGTTACGCTGCTTTATTTTTCGTTTACCTATACCGATATTTTTCAGTTTGTGGCGCAGCGCGTGGACAAGCAATTGCGCAAAAACAAAATTTACAGAGTGAATGTGATTAAGCGTTTGGAAAATGCGCAGCCTTCGGATTATCGCGTGGATTGGTATTTTGAAACGCCTTTTAGCATTGTTGCCCCGCAAGATATTAGCCATCACGAACGCCTATTGATTGGGAAAGTTTTTAGCCAAAACCACCTGAAAGCCTTTATTTTGGAGCTAATAGCGATTTCGTTGCTGCTGGCGTTGGGAGCTTTACGCGACAATACGCTGGTGCAAATTCCTGCGGCGGCCAGTACGTTTTTGTTGCTTTCGCTGATGATGATGTTTGCGGGTGCGTTGGCTTATTGGTTGCGACAATGGGCGGCAACGGCTTTTCTGGTGCTCATTGTTTTGCTTAATTTGTTGGTTAGTAATGGTTTGTTAAGCCCTGATTATAAAGCTTTTGGGTTGGATTATAGCACCCAAACCGAATACAGCTTGGCACGCATTCGCGAGCTTGCAACGGATAGTTTGTATCGCGCGGATTTGGATTCTACGCAAATGATTATGAACCGTTGGCGCACCAAATTTGATACGAGTAGCCGCCCCAAAATGGTGTTTATCTGTACCAGTGGCGGCGGGCAAAGGGCGGCAGCTTGGACGGTGCGCGTGTTGCAATGCGCCGACAGCGTTACCAATGGCCAAGTGTTCAAAAATGCCATGCTGATTACGGGCGCGTCGGGCGGCATGATTGGGGCGGCGTATATGCGCGAACTTTTCCAGAGAAGCCAAACCGATACGAGCATTAACCTACAAAATCCTGCTTATTTTCAGAATATTACGAAGGATATGCTCAATCCCGTGATTTTTAGTTTGGTGGTGAACGATATGTTTTTGCGGTTGCAACGCTTCCGCGATGGCAGGTATTTTTATGAAAAAGACAGAGGTTATGCCTTTGAACAACAATTTCACCGCAATACGGATTATGTGCTAAACAAACGCCTTCGGGACTATATCGAGCCAGAACGCACGGCCAAAATTCCGATGATAGTGCTTTCGCCGACCATCATCAACGACGGACGCAAACTCTATATCTCGGCGCAATACGTGTCGTATTTGAGCAAAATCCGCATGCACTATTCCAACGAACTGGTAACACAGCGACAAAAAGGCGTAGATTTTCGCAGACTTTTCGCACAACAAAATGCCGATAACTTACAGTTTGTGAGTGCGTTGCGCATGAGTGCCACGTTCCCGTACATTACACCCAATATCACGATGCCATCGCGGCCAGCCATCGAAATCATGGACGCGGGACTCACCGACAACTACGGCGTAAGCGATGCGTTGCGGTTTATTTATACGTTTCGGGGTTGGATAAAAAAACACACGGGCGGCGTGGTGCTGCTTATTATTCGCGATTCGGGCAAGGAAGTGGAAATGGATATGAGTGCGAAACGGTCGGGTTTTGATAGGCTTTTCAACCCAATTGGGACTGTGTATAGCAATTGGGCGACGCTGCAAGACAATAACAATGATGTACAAATTGAGTTTGTGCAAGGGCTTTTCCCGCAAAAAATGCAGGTGCTCAATTTTCAGTATGTGCCGCGCAATTACAGCGATTCTTCG
- the dapB gene encoding 4-hydroxy-tetrahydrodipicolinate reductase translates to MKILLIGYGKMGKFIEQIALQRGHEIVGRISSSSPDKLNQFNGQNTDVAIEFTQPEAAFEHVSYCAKNNIAVVCGTTGWYARRPEAEAIVNQHNGAFFHASNFSIGVNLFFHLNKLAAQVFEKYPVYDVRMEEIHHTEKKDAPSGTAITLAEGILQNFSRKNQWTLNEGAQDTDLIIKALREPHVPGTHTVSYESAIDTITLTHTAHSREGFATGAVLAAEWLKGREGVFGMAEMLGF, encoded by the coding sequence ATGAAGATTTTACTAATAGGCTACGGCAAAATGGGCAAATTCATTGAGCAAATAGCCTTGCAACGCGGCCACGAAATTGTAGGCCGTATCAGCAGCAGCAGCCCCGACAAACTCAATCAGTTCAACGGCCAAAATACCGATGTGGCCATTGAGTTTACGCAGCCCGAAGCCGCTTTTGAGCACGTGAGCTATTGCGCCAAAAATAACATTGCGGTTGTCTGTGGTACTACGGGTTGGTACGCGCGTCGTCCAGAAGCAGAAGCAATTGTAAATCAACACAATGGCGCGTTTTTTCATGCGTCAAATTTTAGTATCGGAGTCAATTTATTTTTTCACCTGAACAAATTGGCGGCACAGGTTTTTGAAAAATATCCCGTGTACGATGTGCGCATGGAAGAAATCCATCACACCGAGAAAAAAGACGCGCCAAGCGGCACAGCCATTACCTTAGCGGAAGGGATTTTGCAAAATTTTTCACGCAAAAACCAATGGACTTTGAACGAAGGTGCACAAGATACAGACCTCATTATCAAAGCATTGCGCGAACCTCACGTACCAGGTACGCACACGGTTAGTTACGAGTCGGCCATCGACACCATCACACTGACACACACGGCACACAGCCGCGAGGGTTTCGCGACGGGTGCGGTATTGGCTGCCGAATGGCTCAAAGGGCGTGAAGGCGTGTTCGGAATGGCGGAAATGTTAGGGTTCTAA
- a CDS encoding TonB-dependent receptor — MTRNYHTVVKPQNFYKMAAFVLLFSQSVFAQNESEAPKKEKDLMEMSLEELLEVEVPIGSLVNLKQYSKPVAITVITKDDIRVSASRNMLDLLETYVPGFFWLDHQSEGMAAAMRGISSNRNLKFLLLVNGVVVNNRAHKGMVSEISNWDLDDIEKIEVVRGPGSVTYGPGAIAGVISITTKRAMEESVVGASVNYKSEYQSRGLNLYAGGKSTSGVKSLFYGSIQSTDGINHPEVFTAKSFTDYGLPDQMKTPVPINPYMRDALNIPQLKLMADFDFGKGYKFFTRYNQAGAFGNPFERYRPLSSFNVTSNKPVYKGDAIPSMYSRNQQFLAIAEKKFTLNDRLELSTNIVYDNENNYSIRYQTLSTLTNTNLDSLKLRELTSIMNLSSLRHAIYQYSERQITGKAVLTYKSANNKFQGAFGTELTNNHWAAPWFKSASAIRLGDQREIVSDSTVLAVSNTGVGASANQITANQGVYVGNGWQTNTISFYGEGSYVLTDKISLLASARTDKDTYSKWLFSPRLAVLFDFYKHTFRVVGLQSTRMNTASQMLVEHRAGRVSPTEKLRALEVLYTYVHSPKLITEANVYYNSTEILDWSTSTLGVVALGKSQTAGAEIAVTYKANNLSVGFNHAIVGLVDWKLNADQVGSGISYSDYNQPIAFTNNGVRDTVYIKGTGKKLSNYAQNITKLFATYTLLDQKLTLHLDTRILWNFAGSDDGLSAYQNAVSDVPSGFGQQVRDFVSSTRANNIYKTDLRCNASVAYKIYNNLQISAYCNNLFYTNKARRYFYDSGFNASNPSKLRYTQEPRFVGLKLAYEL, encoded by the coding sequence ATGACAAGAAATTACCATACAGTGGTAAAGCCCCAAAATTTCTATAAAATGGCGGCTTTTGTGTTACTTTTTTCTCAAAGCGTTTTTGCACAAAACGAATCTGAGGCACCCAAAAAAGAGAAAGATTTGATGGAAATGAGCTTGGAAGAACTTCTGGAAGTGGAAGTACCAATTGGCTCTTTAGTGAATTTGAAGCAGTACTCAAAACCTGTGGCTATTACTGTGATTACCAAAGATGACATTCGTGTGAGTGCAAGCCGTAATATGCTTGATTTGCTGGAAACGTATGTCCCTGGTTTTTTCTGGCTTGATCACCAATCGGAAGGAATGGCTGCGGCTATGAGGGGTATTTCCTCTAACCGAAATCTGAAATTTCTGTTGCTTGTTAACGGTGTAGTAGTAAATAACAGAGCGCACAAGGGGATGGTATCCGAGATTTCTAATTGGGATTTGGATGATATTGAAAAAATAGAAGTAGTACGCGGTCCTGGGTCGGTAACGTATGGACCAGGGGCAATTGCTGGCGTTATTAGCATTACGACCAAGAGGGCAATGGAGGAAAGTGTTGTTGGGGCTTCGGTGAATTATAAGTCTGAATATCAGTCGCGCGGCTTGAATTTGTATGCAGGAGGCAAATCGACATCTGGAGTGAAAAGTTTGTTTTATGGCAGTATTCAATCTACTGACGGAATTAATCACCCTGAAGTATTTACTGCTAAGTCATTTACTGATTACGGTTTGCCAGATCAAATGAAAACACCTGTTCCTATTAATCCATACATGAGAGATGCTTTAAACATTCCTCAGTTGAAATTAATGGCAGATTTTGATTTTGGAAAAGGCTATAAATTTTTTACGCGCTATAACCAAGCAGGGGCTTTTGGTAATCCATTTGAAAGATACAGACCATTGTCTTCTTTTAATGTTACAAGCAATAAGCCTGTTTACAAAGGGGATGCGATTCCTAGTATGTACAGCAGAAATCAGCAATTTTTGGCGATAGCAGAAAAGAAATTTACGTTGAATGATCGACTTGAGTTGAGTACTAATATTGTATATGATAATGAAAATAATTATAGTATTCGTTATCAAACCTTATCAACGCTTACTAATACGAATCTGGACAGCCTCAAACTTCGTGAGCTGACTAGCATTATGAATTTGTCGAGCTTACGACACGCCATTTATCAGTATTCGGAAAGACAAATAACAGGCAAAGCCGTTCTTACTTACAAAAGTGCTAATAATAAATTTCAAGGAGCTTTTGGTACGGAATTGACGAATAATCATTGGGCTGCACCTTGGTTTAAATCGGCTTCGGCCATTCGTTTGGGTGACCAACGCGAAATTGTAAGCGATTCAACGGTATTAGCTGTATCAAATACAGGGGTGGGAGCTAGTGCGAACCAAATTACTGCGAACCAAGGCGTATATGTAGGCAATGGTTGGCAAACGAATACCATTTCTTTTTATGGTGAAGGAAGCTATGTACTGACTGATAAAATTAGTTTGTTGGCATCGGCCAGAACAGATAAAGATACTTATTCAAAGTGGTTATTTTCACCTCGCTTGGCGGTATTATTTGATTTTTATAAACATACGTTCCGTGTGGTTGGGCTACAATCTACTCGTATGAATACGGCCTCTCAGATGTTAGTTGAACATCGTGCGGGGCGTGTTTCGCCTACCGAAAAATTGCGAGCATTGGAAGTGTTGTACACCTACGTGCATAGCCCAAAACTGATTACAGAAGCAAATGTGTATTACAATTCAACCGAAATTTTGGATTGGTCAACTAGCACTTTGGGCGTAGTAGCATTAGGAAAGTCTCAAACCGCTGGCGCAGAAATAGCTGTTACTTATAAAGCGAATAACCTTTCGGTGGGATTTAACCATGCCATTGTAGGGCTTGTGGACTGGAAATTAAATGCAGACCAAGTGGGTAGTGGTATTAGTTATTCGGATTATAATCAGCCGATTGCATTTACCAATAATGGTGTGAGAGATACCGTATATATCAAAGGTACAGGCAAAAAGTTGAGTAATTATGCCCAAAATATCACGAAATTATTTGCAACCTATACGTTGTTAGACCAGAAATTGACTTTGCATCTAGATACACGTATTCTGTGGAATTTTGCAGGTTCTGATGATGGTTTGTCTGCTTATCAAAACGCTGTGAGCGATGTTCCTAGTGGTTTTGGGCAGCAAGTGAGGGATTTTGTAAGTAGCACTCGAGCCAATAATATCTATAAAACAGATTTGCGTTGCAATGCTTCGGTGGCATATAAAATATATAACAACCTCCAAATCAGTGCCTATTGCAATAATTTGTTTTATACCAATAAAGCGCGTAGATATTTCTACGATTCTGGTTTTAATGCAAGCAATCCGAGCAAGTTGCGATACACGCAAGAACCTCGTTTTGTGGGGCTAAAATTAGCATATGAATTATAA